One part of the Coturnix japonica isolate 7356 linkage group LGE22C19W28_E50C23, Coturnix japonica 2.1, whole genome shotgun sequence genome encodes these proteins:
- the DNAJC14 gene encoding LOW QUALITY PROTEIN: dnaJ homolog subfamily C member 14 (The sequence of the model RefSeq protein was modified relative to this genomic sequence to represent the inferred CDS: inserted 1 base in 1 codon), with product MEGSGANRQRCARSGAAWNGHCGHGAEPTDHHGDGGERAEPRNHPVPDGTCNEPGNEEGDEEPGKGNRRVRRKQRQRSVHKEKEENGGRGRLKERLEAALNNGNGRSEPGTGRGWTRRAALRAARGLRAGGESVLRLLGTVCAVMLLLVVLLIGAIRLCWRMVINGGRAMGRSRLAELLDAAVIRRIIREDGTWRRIWVRWRRRTAQEPQGGCGVMGDAVAGCELGAPGSSEEEVSRLLAMAEGPEEELNPFQALGVEATASDAELRKAYRRLAVLVHPDKSQHPRAEEAFKVLRAAWDIVSSPERRKEYEIKRMAESELSRSVSEFLSRLQDDLKEAMNTMMCSKCQGKHRRFEMDRDPLSARYCAECSQLHPAEEGDLWAESSLLGLKITYFAMMDGKVYDITEWAGCQRVGICPDIPTVSLSLSSFGVRXSGAGGRQRSTSKGSPSSADLQDFFTRMFQGTSGQVPGGFPPPPTPTAPQGATAGTTRTEGTVPKGDTKHKRRKKVRRPFQR from the exons ATGGAGGGGAGCGGGGCCAACCGGCAGCGCTGTGCACGGAGCGGCGCCGCCTGGAACGGGCACTGCGGGCACGGAGCGGAACCGACGGATCATCACGGGGACGGCGGGGAACGAGCGGAACCTCGGAACCACCCGGTACCGGACGGAACCTGCAACGAACCCGGGAACGAGGAGGGAGACGAGGAACCGGGGAAAGGAAACCGGAGGGTGCGGAGGAAACAACGGCAGCGATCGGTTCataaggagaaggaggagaacgGCGGCAGGGGGCGGCTCAAGGAGCGGCTGGAAGCGGCGCTGAACAACGGGAACGGACGGAGCGAACCGGGAACCGGGCGGGGATGGACGCGGAGAGCGGCGCTAAGGGCGGcccgggggctgcgggcgggcGGGGAGTCGGTGCTGCGGCTGCTGGGGACGGTGTGTGCCGTGATGCTGCTGCTCGTCGTGCTGCTGATCGGGGCCATCCGGTTGTGCTGGAGGATGGTGATTAACGGGGGCAGAGCGATGGGACGGAGCCGGTTGGCGGAGCTGCTGGACGCCGCCGTGATCCGCAGGATCATCCGGGAGGACGGGACTTGGAGGCGGATCTGGGTGCGATGGAGGCGGAGAACAGCCCAGGAGCCGCagggggggtgtggggtgatGGGGGATGCGGTGGCCGGTTGTGAGCTGGGAGCTCCCGGTAGCTCCGAGGAGGAGGTGTCCCGGCTGCTGGCCATGGCCGAGGGGCCCGAGGAGGAGCTGAACCCGTTCCAGGCGCTGGGAGTGGAAGCGACGGCGTCGGACGCGGAGCTGAGGAAGGCGTATCGCCGGCTGGCCGTGCTG GTTCATCCGGATAAGAGCCAGCACCCCAGAGCCGAGGAGGCCTTCAAAGTGCTGAGAGCGGCGTGGGACATCGTCAGCAGCCCCGAGAGGAGGAAGGAGTATGAGAT CAAACGGATGGCAGAGAGCGAGCTGAGCAGGTCAGTGAGTGAGTTCCTGAGCCGGCTGCAGGATGACCTGAAGGAGGCCATGAACACCATGATGTGCAGCAAGTGCCAGGGCAAGCACAG GAGGTTTGAGATGGACCGTGACCCGCTGAGCGCCCGCTATTGCGCTGAGTGCAGCCAGCTGCACCCTGCCGAGGAGGGCGACCTGTGGGCAGAGTCCAGCCTGCTGGGGCTGAAGATCACCTACTTTGCTATGATGGATGGGAAGGTCTATGACATTACAG AGTGGGCTGGGTGTCAGCGTGTGGGGATCTGCCCGGACATTCCCACCGTGTCCTTATCACTATCTTCATTTGGGGTGC GTTCTGGAGCAGGCGGGAGGCAGAG GAGCACCTCCAaaggcagccccagctctgccgACCTGCAGGACTTCTTCACCCGCATGTTCCAAGGGACCTCAGGACAGGTGCCTGGGGGGttcccacctccccccacccccacagccccccaggGGGCCACAGCTGGGACCACAAGGACGGAGGGGACCGTCCCTAAGGGTGACACCAAGcacaagaggaggaagaaggtgCGTCGGCCCTTCCAGCGCTGA